A single region of the Chryseobacterium sp. 6424 genome encodes:
- a CDS encoding succinate dehydrogenase cytochrome b subunit, producing the protein MAGLTSSTIGRKYAMALSAMFLLIFLIMHLTVNFLSVFGPDAFNAASDFMGYNPLIQFIMQPVLGFAVIFHFVLGFILEIKNRKARPVKYAVNNGAANSSWMSRNMLISGLVILAFLVLHMYDFWWHEINFKYIERNEVDNLRYWGELHERFGNIWRVILYVVSFVLLGLHLAHGFQSSFQSIGARHPKYTPTIKTLGKWYSILIPAGFIFIAVFHFLTQ; encoded by the coding sequence ATGGCAGGATTAACGAGTTCTACTATTGGTAGAAAGTATGCAATGGCATTATCTGCAATGTTTTTGCTTATATTCCTTATCATGCACCTCACGGTGAATTTTCTGTCGGTATTTGGGCCAGATGCCTTCAATGCCGCTTCTGATTTTATGGGGTACAACCCTCTTATTCAGTTTATTATGCAACCGGTTCTTGGGTTTGCAGTAATCTTTCATTTCGTGCTTGGTTTCATCCTCGAGATTAAGAACCGCAAGGCACGCCCGGTAAAGTACGCCGTGAACAACGGTGCCGCTAACTCTAGCTGGATGTCGCGCAACATGCTGATCTCTGGTTTGGTTATTTTGGCTTTTCTGGTGCTCCATATGTATGATTTTTGGTGGCACGAGATCAACTTCAAGTACATCGAAAGAAATGAGGTGGACAACTTAAGATACTGGGGCGAACTGCACGAGCGTTTCGGTAACATCTGGCGGGTGATACTGTACGTCGTATCTTTTGTACTGTTAGGGCTGCACTTGGCGCATGGCTTCCAGTCGTCTTTCCAGTCAATCGGTGCCAGACATCCGAAGTACACGCCTACAATTAAAACCCTTGGGAAGTGGTATTCAATTTTAATTCCTGCAGGTTTTATCTTCATTGCAGTATTTCATTTCTTAACTCAATAA
- the lpxB gene encoding lipid-A-disaccharide synthase codes for MKYYIIAGEASGDLHASNLMKSLLKEDGNAEFRFWGGDLMAAVAGAQPVKHYRDLAFMGFLEVAMNLRTILKNIRFCKEDLKDYQPDVLILVDYPGFNLRIAEFAKQLGIKVVYYISPQLWAWKEGRVEKIRRFVDEMLVILPFEKDFYKKHQVQAHFVGHPLLDAISDLPPIDKERFKAENGLSSKEIIALLPGSREQEVIKMLRLMLSVRPYFKEYQFVIAGAPSLPKEFYLNYVDENVHFVSNKTYELLRSSKAALVTSGTATLETALLNIPEVVCYRSSRISYEIAKRVVKNLKFISLVNLIMDRKIVTELIQHELNTKNLVQELKQILDGEARGKMLADYETLREKLGGKGASDKAAEIIVKG; via the coding sequence GTGAAATACTATATCATTGCTGGGGAGGCTTCTGGTGATCTGCACGCCTCGAACCTCATGAAATCGCTGTTGAAAGAGGATGGTAATGCCGAGTTCCGGTTTTGGGGCGGTGATTTGATGGCTGCGGTAGCCGGGGCACAACCGGTGAAACATTACCGTGACCTGGCTTTTATGGGTTTTCTGGAAGTGGCGATGAACCTGCGTACGATCCTCAAAAACATCCGATTCTGTAAGGAAGATCTTAAAGATTACCAGCCAGATGTTCTGATATTGGTAGATTATCCCGGTTTTAACCTACGTATTGCAGAGTTTGCCAAACAGCTGGGGATTAAAGTGGTGTACTATATTTCACCACAACTTTGGGCCTGGAAAGAGGGGCGGGTTGAGAAAATCCGTCGTTTTGTAGATGAAATGCTGGTGATTTTACCATTTGAGAAAGATTTTTACAAGAAACATCAGGTACAAGCACATTTTGTAGGTCACCCTTTACTGGATGCCATTTCAGACCTGCCGCCGATTGATAAAGAAAGATTCAAAGCAGAAAACGGCTTAAGTTCAAAGGAAATTATTGCTTTATTGCCTGGCTCTCGGGAGCAGGAGGTTATAAAAATGCTACGCCTGATGCTCTCGGTGCGCCCATATTTTAAGGAATATCAGTTTGTAATTGCCGGCGCGCCCAGTTTACCGAAAGAATTTTACCTTAATTATGTAGATGAAAACGTGCATTTTGTGTCAAACAAAACATACGAACTGTTGCGATCTTCCAAAGCGGCACTGGTAACATCGGGCACCGCTACGCTAGAGACTGCGCTGCTAAACATTCCCGAAGTGGTGTGTTACCGCAGTAGCCGGATTTCCTATGAAATTGCCAAACGTGTAGTGAAGAATCTGAAATTTATCTCACTGGTAAACCTGATTATGGACCGTAAAATTGTGACAGAACTAATTCAGCACGAGCTTAATACGAAAAACTTGGTGCAAGAACTGAAGCAGATCTTGGATGGTGAAGCACGGGGAAAGATGTTGGCTGATTATGAGACGCTCCGCGAAAAACTCGGTGGCAAGGGTGCGAGTGATAAAGCTGCAGAAATTATTGTAAAAGGGTGA
- a CDS encoding SMUG2 DNA glycosylase family protein gives MQKPFGEKVIEFNKNLRFSDALPAGFDVMNPFFDNPETLDVMGAFYRKFYNDQRQRRFIIGINPSRHGAGVTGVPFTDTKRLESVCGIEMKSAHTHEISSVFVYDVISQYGGAERFYADFYINSPFPLAIVRNTVRGSLNANYYDDKHLFQAVKPFMIQSIKNHINLGLDTSEVFVLGKKNAVFLEKLNNAEHFFDKLTVLEHPRYIQQYKTKEKQLYIDKYLIALTKEQ, from the coding sequence ATGCAAAAACCTTTCGGCGAGAAAGTCATCGAATTCAACAAAAACCTCAGATTTTCCGACGCGCTTCCGGCGGGTTTCGATGTGATGAACCCATTTTTCGATAATCCCGAAACGCTCGACGTGATGGGCGCTTTCTACCGCAAATTCTACAATGACCAGCGACAGCGCAGATTCATCATCGGTATCAATCCGAGTCGGCACGGTGCGGGCGTCACGGGAGTTCCGTTCACGGATACGAAAAGGTTGGAATCGGTTTGTGGTATTGAGATGAAGTCGGCGCACACGCACGAGATATCATCGGTTTTTGTTTATGATGTCATCAGCCAGTATGGTGGTGCGGAGCGTTTTTATGCAGATTTTTATATAAATTCGCCGTTCCCTTTGGCCATCGTACGCAACACCGTTCGCGGCAGCTTGAATGCGAATTATTACGACGACAAACATTTATTTCAAGCTGTGAAACCTTTTATGATTCAAAGTATCAAAAACCATATCAACCTGGGACTTGATACGTCAGAAGTCTTTGTCCTCGGAAAGAAAAATGCGGTTTTCTTAGAAAAACTGAACAACGCCGAACATTTTTTTGATAAGCTTACCGTGCTGGAGCATCCCAGGTATATCCAGCAGTACAAAACCAAAGAGAAACAGCTATACATCGATAAATACTTAATTGCCCTAACTAAAGAACAATGA
- a CDS encoding ComEC/Rec2 family competence protein gives MQKQPLLIICLCFVAGILFQDYFLLTEGAVYAVVAGGFLSLLLFLLRNFHVRKFRHVSLCILFFGLGVFAHSLNNQKPNLPSLKSNENLTFKLAKKLNANEKNRRYEIYAWKGNQGFRAVISVPRSEKLLDFLHYYKADILFNEIQKPYSDFQFDYARYLARQQIYHQGYIAGNIGSSERNDLSLPEKIRQQRLETLGKLDSADWDKRSREFTKGIILADRTEMDAGTVQDFSTSGLTHILAISGSHMAVIFLIIIFVLKPFCPPRWHKMKYVVALVIIWLFAVFIDYGSSVVRSCIMLSTYYMYVLLQRKPDLLHAMALAAFILLIHDTNAFFDVGFQLSFAAVFGIFWFNKPILKYLPKPKNDFQTMMLSVFSLSIAAQIATLPLVIYYFHQYSYISLLANVVLVPFSQLLIIVSLLMTVLTAFSLNFWLLDVCYDFIVDMVLQSVHFFADADFAFVKMIPLSLPELLVSGVIIFFLRAVILNFNIRNSLRVVYFVLLFITLRLMLNYRAQRFDEVLVHEYYREKLISVKEKDKVVFLIPETLEMERISKYIIEPYLTSRRTQNYEVRKIPESITQIRVLGKIYSFKDFK, from the coding sequence TTGCAAAAGCAACCGCTTCTTATTATTTGTCTTTGTTTTGTTGCCGGCATTCTGTTTCAGGATTATTTTCTGCTGACTGAAGGTGCGGTGTACGCAGTTGTTGCTGGTGGTTTCCTGAGTTTGCTTCTTTTCTTATTGAGGAATTTTCATGTCCGGAAGTTCAGACATGTATCTTTATGTATTCTGTTCTTTGGGCTGGGGGTTTTCGCACATTCCTTGAATAACCAAAAACCGAATTTGCCTTCATTGAAAAGCAACGAAAATCTTACTTTTAAATTAGCGAAGAAACTTAATGCAAACGAGAAAAACCGCCGTTACGAGATCTATGCCTGGAAGGGAAATCAAGGTTTCCGAGCTGTAATTTCGGTTCCACGAAGCGAAAAACTGTTGGATTTTCTTCATTATTATAAAGCTGACATCCTGTTTAATGAAATACAGAAACCGTACAGCGACTTTCAATTCGATTATGCGCGATATCTTGCCCGTCAGCAAATATATCACCAAGGTTATATAGCCGGAAACATAGGTTCCAGCGAAAGAAATGATCTTTCTTTACCTGAAAAAATACGCCAGCAAAGACTCGAGACATTAGGAAAGCTCGACTCCGCTGATTGGGATAAACGGAGTCGAGAGTTTACCAAAGGCATTATACTGGCCGACCGTACAGAGATGGATGCTGGTACGGTACAAGATTTCAGCACCTCGGGCCTGACGCATATCCTGGCGATTTCAGGTTCGCACATGGCCGTGATTTTCTTAATTATCATTTTTGTATTGAAACCTTTTTGCCCACCGCGTTGGCACAAGATGAAATATGTTGTAGCCTTGGTCATTATTTGGCTGTTTGCGGTTTTTATTGATTACGGAAGTTCGGTGGTGAGGAGCTGCATCATGCTTTCAACCTACTATATGTATGTTTTGCTACAGCGCAAGCCCGATCTTCTTCATGCGATGGCACTTGCGGCTTTCATTCTTCTGATTCACGATACCAACGCTTTTTTTGATGTAGGGTTTCAGTTGAGTTTTGCGGCGGTTTTCGGTATCTTTTGGTTTAACAAACCGATACTGAAGTATCTGCCAAAGCCTAAAAACGATTTTCAAACCATGATGCTGAGTGTGTTTTCACTGAGTATTGCAGCGCAAATAGCGACGCTTCCGCTGGTGATTTATTACTTTCATCAGTATTCATATATCTCATTGCTGGCAAATGTAGTGCTGGTACCGTTTTCGCAGTTGCTGATTATCGTGTCGCTTTTAATGACGGTGCTTACAGCGTTTTCATTGAATTTTTGGTTGCTTGATGTGTGTTATGATTTTATTGTTGACATGGTATTGCAATCGGTCCACTTTTTCGCGGACGCGGATTTTGCTTTTGTGAAGATGATCCCGTTGTCGCTTCCAGAACTTTTGGTGAGTGGCGTCATCATATTTTTCCTGCGTGCGGTGATTCTTAATTTTAATATAAGAAACAGCCTGCGGGTTGTGTATTTTGTCCTCTTATTTATAACTTTGAGACTGATGCTGAATTACCGTGCGCAACGTTTTGATGAGGTCTTGGTACATGAATATTATAGAGAGAAGCTCATTTCTGTGAAAGAAAAAGATAAAGTGGTATTTTTGATTCCCGAAACATTGGAAATGGAGCGCATTTCGAAATATATCATAGAACCTTACCTGACGTCCAGACGGACGCAAAACTATGAAGTAAGGAAAATCCCTGAAAGCATCACCCAAATCCGAGTATTAGGTAAAATATATAGTTTTAAAGATTTCAAATGA
- a CDS encoding DUF937 domain-containing protein, which produces MNLIELITGRAGNQVAAQAENKFGIEKNQIIALLAVAAPLVISYLRKKSQDNPAEAEALNNALDKDHDGSILDDPTQIENRQQEGGSILDHIFGGHKTQVENQLSQNTGISIDKIGPVLAMLAPLIMGYIGKQKNAGGVTSGGLGDLLGGILGNAQNKARAEPSNPLNDILGNVLGGAGNKQGNPLNDLLGGVLGGQPQGGLGGILGNILGGKK; this is translated from the coding sequence ATGAATTTAATTGAACTGATTACAGGCCGCGCCGGAAACCAAGTGGCCGCGCAAGCCGAAAACAAATTCGGCATCGAAAAGAACCAAATCATTGCACTTTTAGCCGTAGCAGCACCGCTGGTGATTTCGTACCTCAGAAAAAAGTCGCAAGACAATCCTGCCGAGGCAGAGGCTTTAAATAACGCGCTGGATAAAGATCACGACGGGAGCATTCTGGATGATCCTACACAAATTGAAAACAGACAGCAGGAAGGCGGCTCAATTCTCGACCATATTTTCGGTGGTCATAAAACGCAGGTGGAAAACCAATTGTCACAAAACACCGGTATCTCCATTGATAAGATCGGTCCAGTTCTCGCGATGCTGGCACCGCTGATTATGGGCTATATCGGCAAACAGAAAAACGCAGGCGGTGTAACCTCCGGCGGTCTGGGTGACCTGCTTGGCGGTATTTTAGGTAATGCACAAAACAAAGCGAGGGCTGAACCTTCAAATCCTTTAAACGACATCCTGGGTAATGTGCTTGGCGGGGCTGGCAACAAACAGGGTAATCCACTGAACGACCTTTTAGGCGGCGTTCTGGGTGGACAGCCACAGGGTGGTTTAGGTGGCATTTTAGGGAATATACTTGGTGGCAAAAAATAA
- the aspS gene encoding aspartate--tRNA ligase, whose amino-acid sequence MFRTHTNGELTLKNINENVTLSGWVQTIRDKGFMIWIDLRDRYGITQLVFDQDRSSVELMENAKKLGREFVIQVEGKVIERVSKNPNIPTGEIEILVEKLIILNESQLPPFTIEDETDGGEELRMKYRYLDIRRNPVKDKLIFRHKMAQKVRNYLSDQNFIEVETPVLIKSTPEGARDFVVPSRMNPGQFYALPQSPQTFKQLLMIGGMDRYFQIVKCFRDEDLRADRQPEFTQIDCEMAFVEQEDVLEIFEGMTATLLKDITGKEFGKFPRMTFADAMKKYGNDKPDIRFGMEFVEVTDLVKGKEFKIFDDAELVVGINVEGCADYTRKQIDELIDWVKRPQIGASGMIWIKFQHDGVVTSSVNKFYSEEDLQKITEKFGANEGDLILLMSGNENKARTQLSALRMELGNRLGLRNPKEFAPLWVIDFPLLEWDEETGRYHAMHHPFTSPKPEDVHLLETDPGKARANAYDLVLNGNEIGGGSVRIFDKDLQSTMFDLLGFTKEDAEAQFGFLMNAFKYGAPPHAGLAFGFDRLVAILDGNEVIRDYIAFPKNNSGRDVMIDAPSKIADEQLDELELRLNLKG is encoded by the coding sequence ATGTTCCGAACGCATACCAATGGAGAATTGACTCTTAAAAATATTAACGAAAACGTTACCCTTTCCGGTTGGGTGCAGACCATTCGCGACAAAGGTTTTATGATCTGGATTGACCTTCGGGACCGTTACGGAATTACACAGTTGGTTTTTGATCAGGACCGTTCTTCAGTGGAATTGATGGAGAATGCCAAGAAACTCGGGCGCGAATTTGTGATTCAGGTTGAAGGGAAAGTGATTGAAAGAGTTTCAAAAAACCCAAATATTCCAACCGGGGAAATTGAAATTTTAGTTGAAAAACTCATTATTTTAAACGAATCTCAACTTCCACCATTCACCATCGAAGATGAAACCGATGGCGGCGAAGAACTGCGGATGAAATACCGGTACCTCGACATCCGCAGAAATCCGGTGAAAGACAAACTTATCTTCCGTCATAAAATGGCGCAGAAAGTCAGAAATTATCTTTCAGACCAAAATTTTATTGAAGTTGAAACGCCGGTTCTCATTAAATCTACGCCGGAAGGTGCAAGAGATTTTGTGGTGCCGAGCCGTATGAATCCGGGACAGTTTTATGCGCTGCCACAATCGCCACAAACCTTCAAACAATTGTTGATGATTGGCGGAATGGACCGTTATTTCCAGATCGTGAAATGTTTCCGTGATGAAGATTTAAGGGCCGACCGTCAGCCGGAATTTACCCAAATCGATTGCGAAATGGCTTTCGTGGAGCAAGAAGATGTTCTCGAAATTTTTGAAGGGATGACGGCGACTTTACTGAAAGATATCACCGGAAAAGAATTTGGCAAATTCCCAAGGATGACCTTTGCTGATGCGATGAAAAAATACGGAAACGACAAACCCGACATCAGGTTCGGGATGGAATTCGTGGAAGTAACTGATTTGGTAAAAGGAAAAGAATTTAAAATATTTGATGACGCCGAACTTGTTGTCGGCATTAATGTTGAAGGCTGCGCAGATTACACCAGAAAACAGATCGACGAGCTGATCGACTGGGTGAAACGCCCTCAGATTGGCGCTTCAGGAATGATTTGGATTAAATTCCAGCACGATGGCGTGGTGACTTCTTCCGTAAATAAATTCTACAGCGAAGAAGATTTACAGAAAATCACAGAAAAATTCGGAGCAAACGAAGGAGATTTAATCCTGCTGATGTCCGGAAACGAAAATAAAGCAAGAACCCAACTTTCAGCCTTACGAATGGAACTTGGAAACCGTTTGGGTTTAAGAAATCCAAAAGAATTTGCGCCGCTTTGGGTTATCGATTTCCCGCTGCTCGAATGGGACGAAGAAACCGGAAGATACCACGCCATGCACCATCCGTTCACCTCTCCTAAGCCGGAAGACGTTCATTTATTGGAAACTGACCCCGGAAAAGCACGAGCAAATGCGTATGATTTGGTACTGAACGGCAACGAGATCGGAGGTGGTTCTGTACGGATTTTCGACAAAGACCTGCAATCTACGATGTTCGATTTGCTTGGCTTTACCAAAGAAGACGCGGAAGCTCAGTTCGGCTTTTTGATGAACGCTTTTAAATACGGCGCGCCGCCACACGCAGGTTTAGCCTTCGGTTTCGACCGTTTGGTTGCGATTCTGGACGGAAACGAAGTCATCAGAGATTACATCGCCTTCCCCAAAAACAATTCCGGACGCGATGTGATGATTGACGCGCCGAGCAAGATTGCCGATGAGCAGCTTGATGAACTTGAATTGAGATTGAATTTGAAAGGATAA
- a CDS encoding SDR family NAD(P)-dependent oxidoreductase has translation MSQVNKTVLILGANSDVAKQCILLYIRKGYEIFAASRHLVSLENFVQQHQISAKVHLLYFNATDFSSHQNFYDELRAKPHIVIYAAGFLSQNEDARRNFNDAFQMMKVNYAGAVSILNIITEDKSNLDLARIIGLSSLSGVRGRKSNYIYGSTKAAFTTYLAGLRQDLSSRNITVNVLVSGYIRTKINKGLKLKESLIMEPDYVAKHIVNAGSSFAIVPNWKWKIIYWILKLSPESLVSKMP, from the coding sequence ATGTCCCAGGTCAACAAAACGGTTTTAATTCTCGGCGCCAATTCTGATGTGGCAAAACAGTGCATTTTGCTCTACATCCGGAAAGGATACGAAATTTTTGCAGCTTCCCGCCACCTGGTTTCGCTTGAAAATTTTGTGCAGCAACACCAAATTTCCGCGAAGGTTCACCTTTTGTATTTTAATGCGACCGATTTCAGTTCACATCAGAATTTTTATGATGAACTTCGTGCGAAACCTCATATCGTTATTTATGCTGCCGGTTTTTTAAGTCAGAACGAGGATGCGCGAAGAAATTTCAATGATGCTTTCCAGATGATGAAAGTGAATTATGCCGGCGCGGTTTCAATTTTAAATATTATCACTGAAGATAAATCAAACTTAGACCTCGCAAGAATCATCGGTCTGTCCTCGCTTTCGGGCGTTCGCGGGCGGAAAAGCAATTATATTTATGGAAGCACGAAAGCGGCGTTCACGACTTATCTTGCGGGTCTAAGGCAGGATTTAAGTTCAAGAAATATTACCGTAAATGTTTTGGTCAGCGGCTACATCCGAACCAAAATAAATAAAGGTTTAAAACTGAAAGAATCTTTGATCATGGAGCCGGATTATGTCGCGAAACACATTGTGAATGCCGGTAGTTCCTTCGCCATCGTTCCAAACTGGAAATGGAAAATCATTTACTGGATTCTGAAATTATCGCCGGAAAGTTTAGTTTCTAAAATGCCTTAG
- a CDS encoding enoyl-CoA hydratase/isomerase family protein — protein sequence MNGFVNHEIRNSIAEITFGHPKSNSLPGEILEKLAQTILELGASPQTKAILLKSAGDKAFCAGASFDELLTIKDLETSKKFFGGFAKVLNAMRTCGKLVIVRVQGKTTGGGVGIACAADYCFATNDAAMALTELNLGIGPFVIGPYVERKIGKSAYTAMSIDADFRTAKWCAKHDVYHSVSATIDDMDAELHYFLEKLSHRSADALALIKKVSWEGTEHFDNLMPERIHMSASLILEDSAKKSIGEIKARLSAK from the coding sequence ATGAACGGATTTGTAAATCACGAAATTAGAAACAGTATTGCCGAAATCACTTTCGGACATCCAAAAAGTAACTCGCTTCCCGGCGAAATTCTTGAAAAACTGGCGCAAACCATTTTGGAACTGGGCGCAAGTCCCCAAACCAAAGCCATTTTGTTAAAATCAGCCGGCGACAAAGCCTTTTGTGCGGGTGCGAGTTTCGATGAACTGCTCACGATTAAAGATTTGGAAACGTCAAAGAAATTTTTTGGCGGATTTGCGAAAGTGCTGAACGCCATGCGGACTTGCGGCAAACTCGTCATTGTTCGGGTTCAGGGAAAAACCACCGGCGGTGGAGTAGGCATTGCATGTGCGGCAGATTACTGTTTTGCCACAAACGACGCGGCCATGGCCTTAACGGAGTTGAATTTGGGCATCGGACCCTTCGTGATCGGGCCTTATGTAGAGCGGAAAATCGGGAAGTCAGCATATACCGCAATGTCGATTGACGCAGATTTCAGAACTGCAAAGTGGTGCGCAAAGCACGATGTTTATCATTCAGTTTCTGCAACTATTGACGACATGGATGCAGAGCTTCACTATTTCCTGGAGAAACTTTCCCACAGAAGCGCCGACGCTTTGGCGTTAATTAAAAAAGTTTCGTGGGAAGGCACCGAACATTTCGATAACCTGATGCCGGAAAGAATTCACATGAGCGCAAGCCTGATCCTTGAAGATTCTGCCAAAAAAAGCATCGGAGAAATTAAAGCACGACTTAGCGCCAAATAA
- a CDS encoding DUF2480 family protein, with protein sequence MSDFEIKNKIAESGLVNFDLSTLIPKGRRTGLDLKDFLWEGMILREKDFREKVAAMNPEDFRDHFVHIYNSADAIVPLWAYFLLTSRITDHVAKAVYGSRADLEMILMHQAIQNHDFTELTGKRVLVKGCSDETIPENAYIELVERLKPIVKSLMFGEACSNVPIFKN encoded by the coding sequence ATGTCCGATTTCGAAATAAAAAATAAAATAGCGGAGAGCGGTCTCGTCAACTTCGATCTGAGTACATTGATCCCAAAAGGCAGAAGAACAGGCCTTGACCTGAAAGATTTCTTATGGGAAGGCATGATCTTAAGGGAAAAAGACTTCCGTGAAAAAGTAGCCGCCATGAATCCGGAAGATTTCCGCGATCATTTTGTACACATTTACAATTCAGCTGATGCCATCGTTCCGCTGTGGGCCTACTTCCTACTGACCTCCCGAATTACTGACCATGTCGCAAAAGCAGTGTATGGCAGCCGTGCGGATTTGGAGATGATCCTAATGCATCAGGCCATACAAAACCATGATTTTACGGAACTTACAGGAAAACGTGTACTTGTAAAAGGCTGCTCGGACGAAACCATCCCCGAAAACGCTTACATAGAATTGGTAGAAAGACTAAAACCTATCGTAAAATCGCTGATGTTCGGCGAAGCATGTTCTAATGTGCCGATTTTCAAGAATTAA
- the tnpA gene encoding IS200/IS605 family transposase, whose amino-acid sequence MPNTYSQIYLQLVFATKGRETQIRSAIKDEVEKYICGIFRNKGQKVLAIYANPDHIHIFFSYKDLRINIPDLVKIVKTESTKFINEKNLTSGKFYWQEGYGVFSYSKSQKDSVNNYILNQAQHHQRRSFRNEYLDFLSKFEIEYDDRYLFEFYD is encoded by the coding sequence ATGCCAAATACCTATTCACAAATCTATCTCCAATTGGTTTTTGCCACCAAAGGAAGGGAAACCCAGATTAGATCCGCCATTAAAGACGAAGTTGAAAAGTACATCTGTGGAATCTTTAGGAATAAAGGCCAGAAAGTGCTTGCAATCTATGCCAATCCAGATCATATCCATATTTTTTTTAGTTATAAGGATCTGCGGATTAACATTCCTGACTTAGTTAAGATTGTAAAGACGGAATCCACAAAATTCATTAATGAAAAGAATTTAACAAGCGGCAAATTTTACTGGCAGGAAGGTTATGGTGTATTTTCATATTCCAAAAGTCAAAAGGATTCTGTGAACAATTATATTTTAAATCAGGCTCAGCACCACCAGCGTAGGAGTTTCAGGAATGAATATCTGGATTTCCTGAGCAAGTTCGAAATTGAATATGATGATAGATATCTGTTTGAATTTTACGACTGA